A single window of Deltaproteobacteria bacterium DNA harbors:
- a CDS encoding CBS domain-containing protein — MRREPFTDASASSLRVMARRIFCGDGHQETSYSVFCPRRQGIIAVEDCAECSAFLGRLHLTAAEGGELLVCAGAPEVEGEEVLHRPRRKEHAGAGDKTPISQIMSRDVLCVRKDLSVEALTALFLERSISGAPVVDERGRPIGVVSKTDILREQFVAGETAVERTGGPVRVRREGGVVQNLGSGYHEEQLAGATVSDVMTPSVYALHARTSVAQASALMAFEGIHRIAVIDEGGVVVGLLSTLDVLRWLAEQEGYLLPPRHLAAV, encoded by the coding sequence ATGAGAAGAGAACCGTTCACCGATGCCAGCGCTTCGTCCTTGCGGGTCATGGCTCGCCGCATCTTTTGCGGGGATGGCCACCAGGAGACGAGCTACAGCGTCTTTTGTCCCAGAAGGCAGGGGATCATCGCCGTGGAGGATTGTGCCGAGTGCTCGGCCTTTCTCGGGCGGCTGCACCTGACGGCGGCCGAAGGGGGCGAGCTTTTGGTCTGCGCGGGTGCGCCCGAGGTGGAGGGCGAGGAGGTGCTGCACCGCCCCCGGCGAAAGGAGCACGCCGGCGCGGGCGACAAGACGCCCATCTCGCAGATCATGTCGCGCGACGTGTTGTGCGTGCGAAAGGATCTGAGCGTGGAGGCGCTCACGGCGCTGTTTCTGGAGCGCAGCATCAGCGGCGCTCCCGTGGTGGACGAGCGGGGTCGCCCGATCGGCGTGGTGTCGAAGACCGACATCCTGCGCGAGCAGTTCGTGGCGGGCGAGACGGCGGTCGAGCGCACGGGTGGTCCCGTGCGGGTGCGGCGCGAGGGGGGCGTCGTGCAGAACCTCGGTAGCGGCTATCACGAGGAGCAGCTCGCGGGGGCCACGGTGTCCGACGTGATGACCCCCTCGGTCTACGCGCTCCACGCGCGGACCTCGGTGGCCCAGGCCTCCGCCCTCATGGCCTTCGAGGGCATCCACCGCATCGCGGTCATCGACGAGGGCGGCGTGGTCGTGGGGCTGCTCAGCACGCTGGACGTGCTCCGATGGCTGGCGGAGCAGGAGGGGTATCTGCTGCCGCCGCGTCACCTCGCCGCCGTGTAA
- a CDS encoding Hsp20/alpha crystallin family protein: protein MEKGMIKQGNVTPERMEDRLTQPPRVDIFENNNEFLFLIDMPGVEQTRVRVQLDKEELTIHGDRSVAPVGRCLDRELGGYDYQRTFLIPPGTDGNRISAKLVNGVLSLTLPKTEAVRTRQIDVKAG, encoded by the coding sequence ATGGAAAAAGGGATGATCAAGCAGGGGAACGTGACGCCGGAGCGCATGGAAGACCGCCTCACCCAGCCCCCGCGTGTGGACATTTTCGAGAACAACAACGAGTTCCTGTTCCTCATCGACATGCCCGGCGTCGAGCAGACCCGCGTGCGTGTCCAGCTGGACAAGGAAGAGCTGACGATTCACGGGGACCGCAGCGTTGCGCCGGTCGGGCGCTGCCTGGACCGCGAGCTCGGCGGGTATGACTACCAGCGGACCTTTCTCATTCCGCCCGGCACCGACGGAAACCGCATCAGCGCCAAGCTGGTGAACGGCGTGCTGTCCTTGACGCTGCCCAAGACCGAGGCGGTGCGGACCCGGCAGATCGACGTGAAGGCCGGCTGA
- a CDS encoding Hsp20/alpha crystallin family protein, giving the protein MWRRQIEERSPLAVLEQMRQQMDRIFEGLAWGEPWAGMSRLMPGLEGSWPRANVYDTGTQLAVWAEVPGLAEKELKLTLNQQGLTISGSRKTEVPKGYSVHRQERPELTFSRSFALPCPVNPEQVSAVIKDGMLTVTLTKAPEAQPRQIPVKVQ; this is encoded by the coding sequence ATGTGGAGACGCCAAATAGAGGAGCGTAGTCCCCTAGCCGTACTCGAGCAGATGCGCCAGCAAATGGATCGCATCTTCGAGGGCCTCGCCTGGGGTGAGCCGTGGGCGGGGATGTCCCGCCTGATGCCGGGCCTCGAGGGGAGCTGGCCTCGGGCGAACGTCTACGACACGGGGACGCAGCTCGCCGTCTGGGCCGAGGTTCCCGGCCTGGCCGAAAAAGAGCTGAAGTTGACCCTCAACCAGCAGGGGCTCACGATCTCGGGCTCGCGCAAGACCGAGGTTCCAAAGGGCTACTCGGTGCATCGGCAGGAGCGACCGGAGCTCACCTTCTCGAGGAGCTTCGCGCTGCCGTGCCCCGTGAACCCCGAGCAGGTGTCCGCGGTGATCAAGGACGGCATGCTGACGGTGACCCTCACGAAGGCCCCCGAGGCGCAGCCCCGTCAGATCCCGGTCAAGGTCCAGTAA
- a CDS encoding universal stress protein, which yields MPALHRILVPVDFSDASSAAVTYAAFLARRFEAGIVLLHVWEPPHLLVPEVVLAPPEGPPQTLAEFATAHADRQMTELVAELGAELRGRVQVMVEVGHPATRIVEVARRASSDLIVMGTHGRHGLSRLLLGSVAQNVVRRAPCPVLTVHGFAQPEEKSS from the coding sequence ATGCCCGCCCTTCACCGCATCCTAGTGCCCGTCGACTTCTCGGACGCCTCGTCGGCCGCCGTGACCTACGCGGCCTTCCTCGCACGTCGCTTCGAGGCCGGCATCGTGCTGCTCCACGTCTGGGAGCCTCCGCACCTGCTGGTGCCCGAGGTGGTGCTCGCACCGCCCGAGGGCCCTCCCCAGACGCTGGCCGAGTTCGCCACCGCGCACGCCGACCGGCAGATGACGGAGCTCGTGGCCGAGCTCGGCGCGGAGCTCCGCGGCCGCGTACAGGTAATGGTGGAGGTCGGTCACCCCGCCACGCGCATCGTGGAGGTCGCGCGACGCGCGAGCAGCGATCTGATCGTCATGGGCACCCACGGGCGGCACGGCCTCTCGCGCCTGTTGCTCGGCAGCGTGGCCCAGAACGTCGTTCGAAGAGCACCCTGTCCCGTGCTCACCGTGCACGGTTTCGCTCAACCGGAGGAGAAGTCCTCATGA
- a CDS encoding ribosome-associated translation inhibitor RaiA, with protein sequence MTSPVQITFRGIQATPHVEELIHEEAGKLMRLYDRITDCRVVVDQPHRHHRHGRLFQVKVQLTVPGDQLVAARAPDADHSHEELTVAVRGAFEAARRELQRHLERRRDLDRSEGGAA encoded by the coding sequence ATGACCAGTCCCGTCCAGATCACCTTTCGAGGCATCCAGGCCACCCCCCACGTCGAAGAGCTGATCCACGAGGAGGCCGGCAAGCTCATGCGACTCTACGACCGCATCACCGACTGCCGCGTGGTGGTCGATCAACCGCATCGCCACCATCGCCACGGCCGGCTCTTCCAGGTGAAAGTGCAGCTCACCGTCCCGGGGGACCAGCTCGTCGCGGCACGCGCGCCGGACGCCGACCACAGCCACGAGGAGCTCACCGTCGCGGTGCGAGGCGCGTTCGAAGCGGCCCGCCGCGAGCTGCAGCGCCACCTCGAACGGCGCCGCGATCTCGACCGCTCCGAAGGCGGCGCCGCGTAG
- a CDS encoding PAS domain S-box protein, translated as MSHARDEHATAAAELAALRAEVATLRAAQEECRRTREALSESTARLQAVLDTAACAICTIDEHGRLHSFNLAAERMFGYAEAEVLGQNVSLLMHDPDRAHHDIYLQRYLTSGEARVIGKGRHVEGRRRDGTIFPVDLAVGEVHVQGHRMFTGIMWDVSEQQRAEEVLRETEERYRTMQAQFTELERVAVAGEMAAIAAHEIRTPLNAMSINVQMIHRLLRRGGTSELDRAMSLLTTLQGEIERINGLLEDYLRTLRRPSARTRGPVNLNAVVLEAIRFIEPQARRRHVAMHPTLAETMPELVLDQDHLRQVLLNILLNAVQAMPGGGEAFVSTATDQQMVRIAIRDTGPGIPEADLERIFRPFVTTKEKGTGLGLPICERLVREMGGQLSVTSPPGQGAIFEVLLPIEPRE; from the coding sequence ATGAGCCACGCGAGGGACGAACACGCCACCGCCGCGGCCGAGCTCGCGGCCCTGCGCGCCGAGGTCGCGACGCTGCGCGCCGCACAGGAGGAGTGTCGCCGCACCCGCGAGGCGCTCAGCGAGAGCACGGCCCGCCTGCAGGCGGTGCTCGACACGGCCGCGTGCGCGATCTGCACCATCGACGAGCACGGACGCCTTCATTCGTTCAATCTCGCGGCCGAGCGCATGTTCGGCTACGCCGAGGCGGAGGTGCTGGGCCAGAACGTCTCGCTCCTCATGCACGACCCGGATCGCGCACACCACGACATCTACCTGCAACGGTACCTCACCTCGGGGGAAGCGCGCGTGATCGGCAAGGGACGACACGTGGAAGGCCGGCGGCGTGACGGCACGATCTTTCCCGTGGACCTGGCCGTGGGAGAGGTCCACGTGCAGGGGCACCGGATGTTCACCGGCATCATGTGGGACGTGAGCGAGCAACAGCGCGCCGAGGAGGTCCTCCGGGAGACCGAGGAGCGCTACCGCACGATGCAGGCGCAGTTCACCGAGCTCGAGCGCGTGGCCGTGGCGGGGGAGATGGCGGCCATCGCCGCCCACGAGATCCGCACGCCGCTCAACGCTATGTCGATCAACGTGCAGATGATCCACCGGCTGCTCCGCCGCGGCGGAACGTCCGAGCTCGATCGCGCGATGAGTCTGCTCACTACGCTGCAGGGCGAGATCGAGCGCATCAACGGCCTGCTCGAGGACTACCTGCGCACGCTGCGCCGCCCCTCGGCCCGGACGCGCGGCCCGGTGAACCTGAACGCCGTGGTGCTCGAGGCGATCCGGTTCATCGAGCCGCAGGCGCGACGACGGCACGTCGCGATGCACCCGACGCTCGCGGAGACCATGCCGGAGCTCGTCCTCGACCAGGACCACCTGCGGCAGGTGCTGCTCAACATCCTGCTCAACGCCGTGCAGGCCATGCCGGGCGGTGGCGAGGCCTTCGTCAGCACCGCCACGGACCAGCAGATGGTGCGCATCGCGATCCGCGATACGGGCCCCGGGATCCCCGAGGCCGACCTCGAGCGCATCTTTCGGCCCTTCGTGACCACCAAGGAGAAGGGTACCGGGCTCGGTCTGCCCATCTGCGAGCGCCTGGTGCGCGAGATGGGGGGCCAGCTCTCCGTGACGTCGCCGCCGGGTCAGGGGGCGATCTTCGAAGTGCTACTGCCGATAGAGCCGAGGGAATGA
- a CDS encoding sigma-54-dependent Fis family transcriptional regulator, whose translation MMPVVLLVEDDESSRTGLSAALKDSGFEVLSAASAEEALTRLRLAPVDVVISDVMMGKMSGVELLTHVQEDHPDTAVILLTGFGSIETAVDAMRRGAYDYLTKPVNLDRLELLVQRAIRRQSLLRENRELRSELKKRFSVSGIIGQSAGMRRVFEQIEQVAPTNANVLILGESGTGKELVATAIHHHSRRANGPLVKVNCVALPESLIESELFGHERGAFTGADRMRRGRFELANGGTLFLDEIGDLSVAIQMKLLRAIQEREIERLGGQGTITVDVRLITATNRDLEKAMAEKAFREELYYRLRVVTIEIPPLRARPDDIPILLDHFLSGFAKEHGKPVERFTDSARKHLMAYNWPGNVRELRNVVESLVVTSRGQEIGLHDLPESLAPERQAPIVTLPMGLPIEDVEKAYILKTLELLQGNKSKAAQVLGIGKKTLYRRLHEYGIQVEPEE comes from the coding sequence ATGATGCCCGTCGTACTACTTGTGGAAGATGACGAGAGCAGCCGCACCGGTCTGAGCGCCGCGCTCAAGGACAGCGGCTTCGAGGTGCTGTCGGCGGCGAGCGCGGAGGAGGCCCTCACCCGCCTGCGGCTCGCTCCGGTGGACGTCGTGATCTCCGACGTGATGATGGGCAAGATGAGCGGCGTGGAGCTGCTCACGCACGTCCAGGAAGATCACCCGGACACGGCGGTGATCCTGCTTACCGGCTTCGGCTCCATCGAGACGGCCGTGGACGCCATGCGCCGCGGGGCCTACGACTACCTGACCAAGCCCGTGAACCTGGACCGGCTCGAGCTCCTCGTGCAGCGCGCGATCCGGCGCCAGAGCCTGCTGCGCGAGAACCGCGAGCTGCGCAGCGAGCTGAAGAAGCGCTTCTCGGTCTCGGGGATCATCGGCCAGTCGGCCGGCATGCGCCGCGTCTTCGAGCAGATCGAGCAGGTCGCGCCGACGAACGCCAACGTGCTCATCCTCGGCGAGTCGGGGACGGGCAAGGAGCTCGTGGCCACGGCGATCCACCACCACAGCCGGCGCGCGAACGGGCCGCTCGTGAAGGTCAACTGCGTGGCGCTACCGGAGAGCCTGATCGAGAGCGAGCTCTTCGGGCACGAGCGCGGCGCCTTCACGGGTGCGGATCGGATGCGACGCGGCCGCTTCGAGCTGGCCAACGGCGGAACGCTCTTTCTCGACGAGATCGGCGACCTGAGCGTGGCGATTCAGATGAAGCTCCTGCGCGCGATCCAGGAGCGGGAGATCGAGCGCCTCGGCGGCCAGGGGACGATCACGGTGGACGTGCGGCTCATCACCGCCACCAACCGCGACCTGGAGAAGGCGATGGCCGAGAAGGCCTTCCGCGAGGAGCTCTACTACCGGCTGCGCGTGGTGACGATCGAGATTCCGCCGCTGCGCGCGCGCCCCGACGACATCCCCATCCTGCTCGATCACTTCCTCTCCGGCTTCGCCAAGGAGCACGGCAAGCCCGTCGAGCGCTTCACCGACTCCGCGCGCAAGCACCTCATGGCCTATAACTGGCCCGGCAACGTGCGCGAGCTACGCAACGTGGTGGAGAGCCTGGTCGTCACCTCGCGCGGGCAGGAGATCGGCCTGCACGATCTGCCGGAGTCGCTGGCCCCCGAACGCCAGGCGCCGATCGTGACCCTGCCCATGGGGCTGCCGATCGAGGACGTCGAGAAGGCGTATATCCTGAAGACGCTCGAGCTGCTGCAGGGGAACAAGTCGAAGGCGGCCCAGGTGCTCGGCATCGGCAAGAAGACGCTCTACCGGCGCCTGCACGAGTACGGCATCCAGGTCGAGCCGGAGGAGTAG
- a CDS encoding sigma-54-dependent Fis family transcriptional regulator → MLLVEDDRSTLDSLTAALSDAGLEVIAAGSGEEAIARLKLSPVDVVVTDVMMGRVSGIDLLNHIQQHYPDTAVILVTAFGTIEMAVDAMRRGAFDYLTKPINLDRLELLVQRAHGRQNLVKENRALKHELEERFSVTGIIGQSPAMRAVLERVEQVAPTNASVLLLGESGTGKELLASAIHQLSGRASGPLVKVNCVALPESLIESELFGHERGAFTGAIRTRRGRFELAHGGTLFLDEIGDLSIGTQLKLLRAIQEREIERVGGQTQIPVDVRLITATNRNLERAVAEGTFREELYYRLKVVTIELPPLRQRLEDIPLLLQFFLAQFRKEHGKKVEGLSRAALHRLRSYRWPGNVRELRNVIESLVVSSTGAEISAEQLPEGIVANRGPDLLTMPMGVRLGDVEKTYILRTLELAGGNKSKAAQMLGIGKKTLYRRLEEYGIRVPGDRAHGNGESSDD, encoded by the coding sequence GTGCTGCTCGTCGAGGACGACCGCAGCACCCTGGACAGCCTCACCGCCGCGCTCAGCGACGCCGGGCTCGAGGTGATCGCCGCCGGGAGCGGGGAGGAGGCCATCGCGCGGCTCAAGCTCTCGCCGGTGGACGTGGTGGTCACGGACGTGATGATGGGGCGCGTGAGCGGCATCGACCTGCTCAATCACATCCAGCAGCACTACCCGGACACGGCCGTCATCCTGGTCACCGCCTTCGGCACCATCGAGATGGCGGTGGACGCGATGCGGCGCGGGGCCTTCGACTACCTGACCAAGCCCATCAACCTGGACCGCCTCGAGCTGCTCGTGCAGCGGGCTCACGGTCGCCAGAACCTGGTGAAGGAGAACCGCGCGCTCAAGCACGAGCTCGAGGAGCGTTTCTCCGTCACGGGGATCATCGGCCAGTCGCCCGCCATGCGCGCCGTGCTGGAGCGCGTCGAGCAGGTGGCGCCGACCAACGCGAGCGTGCTGCTCCTCGGCGAATCGGGGACGGGCAAGGAGCTTCTGGCCTCGGCGATTCATCAGCTCAGCGGGCGAGCCAGCGGGCCGCTCGTGAAGGTCAACTGCGTGGCGCTGCCCGAGAGCCTGATCGAGAGCGAGCTCTTCGGACACGAGCGCGGGGCCTTCACCGGGGCCATCCGCACCCGGCGCGGACGCTTCGAGCTGGCGCACGGCGGCACGCTCTTTCTCGACGAGATCGGCGATCTCTCCATCGGCACCCAGCTCAAGCTGCTGCGCGCGATCCAGGAGCGCGAGATCGAGCGGGTCGGCGGCCAGACGCAGATCCCGGTGGACGTCCGCCTGATCACCGCCACCAACCGGAACCTGGAGCGCGCCGTCGCCGAGGGGACCTTCCGCGAGGAGCTCTACTACCGGCTCAAGGTCGTGACCATCGAGCTGCCGCCGCTCCGGCAGCGGCTCGAGGACATTCCGCTGCTGCTGCAGTTCTTCCTGGCCCAGTTTCGCAAGGAGCACGGCAAGAAGGTGGAGGGGCTCAGCCGCGCGGCTCTGCACCGCCTGCGCAGCTACCGCTGGCCGGGCAACGTGCGCGAGCTGCGCAACGTGATCGAGAGCCTCGTGGTGAGCTCGACGGGCGCGGAGATCTCGGCCGAGCAGCTCCCGGAGGGGATCGTGGCCAACCGGGGCCCCGACCTGCTCACCATGCCGATGGGCGTTCGTCTCGGGGACGTCGAAAAAACGTACATCCTGCGAACCCTCGAGCTGGCCGGCGGGAACAAATCGAAGGCGGCCCAGATGCTGGGCATCGGCAAGAAGACGCTCTATCGCCGCCTCGAGGAATACGGCATTCGCGTTCCCGGCGACCGAGCCCACGGAAATGGAGAGAGCTCAGATGACTGA
- a CDS encoding DsrE/DsrF/DrsH-like family protein, whose translation MTDKLCVIQYSGAVDKLMAMSTIVAGAAAMQKEVHVFLTFGGIGAFRKGAPETNQQFSTEMAPMAGMILDLAASGKVPHWHQVIRQAKEIGEVKVHACGMTMDLFRLTQADMDAVVDDVQGVASFLELSEGAQLLFIS comes from the coding sequence ATGACTGACAAGCTATGCGTCATTCAGTACTCCGGTGCGGTGGACAAGCTGATGGCCATGTCCACCATCGTGGCGGGGGCGGCGGCGATGCAGAAGGAGGTGCACGTCTTCCTCACCTTCGGCGGCATCGGCGCGTTCCGGAAGGGGGCGCCCGAGACGAACCAGCAGTTCAGCACCGAGATGGCCCCCATGGCGGGGATGATCCTGGACCTCGCCGCCTCGGGAAAGGTGCCGCACTGGCACCAGGTGATCCGGCAGGCCAAGGAAATCGGCGAGGTGAAGGTGCACGCCTGCGGCATGACGATGGACCTCTTCCGGCTCACGCAGGCCGACATGGACGCCGTCGTGGACGACGTGCAGGGGGTGGCCTCCTTCCTCGAGCTGAGCGAAGGCGCCCAGCTCCTCTTCATCTCGTAG
- a CDS encoding universal stress protein, translated as MPQMKKLLVPVDFSDCSEAALHYAAELAKRFGASLEVLHVIEVPPYLVPEVIVQGPGGSRQTIRELAGAAANQQLEKVLAELDAEGVPVQGRIETGDAAKRVTELAALDKHDLIVMGTHGRTGLSHFFVGSVAEKVVRMAPCPVLTIRAPETKK; from the coding sequence ATGCCTCAGATGAAGAAGCTGCTGGTCCCGGTGGACTTCTCGGACTGCTCGGAAGCCGCGCTGCACTACGCCGCCGAGCTGGCCAAGCGCTTCGGCGCGAGCCTCGAGGTGCTCCACGTGATCGAGGTGCCCCCCTATCTGGTTCCGGAGGTCATCGTGCAGGGGCCGGGCGGCAGCCGCCAGACGATCCGCGAGCTGGCGGGCGCGGCGGCGAACCAGCAGCTCGAGAAGGTGCTCGCGGAGCTCGACGCGGAGGGGGTCCCCGTCCAGGGCCGCATCGAGACGGGGGACGCGGCGAAGCGCGTGACGGAGCTCGCCGCGCTCGACAAGCACGACCTCATCGTGATGGGGACGCACGGCCGAACGGGCCTCTCGCACTTCTTCGTGGGTAGCGTGGCGGAAAAGGTGGTGCGCATGGCGCCCTGCCCCGTGCTGACCATTCGGGCTCCCGAAACGAAGAAGTGA
- a CDS encoding sulfurtransferase TusA family protein has protein sequence MPNYHVTETLDMRGTYCPGPLMELIRHVKQGQVGEVFAILSSDSGSAVDIPKWAAKAGHEFLETVSHGDYAEIVVRKTR, from the coding sequence ATGCCGAACTACCACGTCACCGAGACTCTGGACATGCGCGGAACCTACTGCCCGGGGCCGCTGATGGAGCTCATTCGCCACGTCAAGCAGGGGCAGGTGGGAGAGGTCTTCGCGATTCTTTCCTCCGACTCGGGCTCGGCGGTGGACATCCCGAAGTGGGCCGCCAAGGCGGGGCACGAGTTCCTCGAGACGGTTTCCCACGGCGACTACGCCGAGATCGTGGTCCGCAAGACCCGATAG
- a CDS encoding NAD(P)/FAD-dependent oxidoreductase, translating to MGSQPKNGVVGGGGTGGTLAANLLSRKLNGSAQVTLVDPSGRHVYQPGFLYLMLGQLQAQALSRPERQLLRSDVRLLVDGAERIDPDARTVALASGETLAYDALVLAAGARLSTDEIPGFDQGVDHFYSADAATRLWERLQAFHGGTLVVGVGGVPFKCPVAPLEALFLVDDYLRRRGLRGKTELHYVTPMPHIFHLEAVTPMLEELVRDRGVIVHDLFNLDSVNHDERVLVSYEGEEVRYDLAILVPPHKGSLLAERSGLADRGGWLKTARTTLEVEATERIWALGDATNLPVSKAGSVAHAQAPVVAERVSAALEEREPTGKHQAFGGDTLCFIEVGQHKATLLRFSYTKPPSAPRPNRLFHYGKLAFNRLYFPLVPQGYV from the coding sequence ATGGGCTCACAGCCGAAGAACGGGGTGGTGGGGGGGGGCGGGACGGGCGGCACTCTCGCCGCGAATCTCTTGTCCAGGAAGCTGAACGGGTCGGCGCAGGTCACGCTCGTCGACCCGAGCGGCCGTCACGTGTATCAGCCGGGGTTCCTCTACCTGATGCTCGGGCAGCTGCAGGCGCAGGCCCTGAGTCGCCCCGAGCGGCAGCTCCTGCGGAGCGACGTGCGGCTATTGGTCGACGGCGCCGAGCGCATCGACCCCGACGCGCGAACCGTCGCGCTGGCGAGCGGCGAGACGCTCGCCTACGACGCGCTGGTGCTGGCCGCGGGGGCCCGGCTCTCGACCGACGAGATCCCGGGCTTCGACCAAGGCGTGGATCACTTCTACAGCGCCGACGCTGCGACGCGGCTCTGGGAGCGGCTGCAGGCCTTCCACGGCGGGACGCTCGTGGTGGGCGTCGGGGGCGTGCCCTTCAAGTGTCCGGTCGCCCCGCTCGAGGCGCTCTTCCTGGTGGACGACTACCTCCGCCGCCGCGGCCTTCGCGGCAAGACCGAGCTGCACTACGTGACCCCCATGCCGCACATCTTCCACCTGGAGGCGGTGACCCCCATGCTCGAGGAGCTGGTGCGCGACCGCGGCGTGATCGTGCACGACCTCTTCAACCTGGACAGCGTGAATCACGACGAGCGCGTGCTCGTCTCGTACGAGGGGGAAGAGGTGCGCTACGACCTCGCAATCCTCGTGCCGCCGCACAAAGGGTCGCTCCTCGCCGAGCGGTCGGGGCTCGCCGACCGGGGCGGCTGGCTCAAGACCGCGCGCACCACGCTCGAGGTCGAAGCCACCGAGAGGATCTGGGCCCTCGGAGACGCCACGAACCTGCCCGTCTCCAAGGCGGGCTCCGTGGCGCACGCCCAGGCGCCCGTGGTGGCCGAGAGGGTCAGCGCGGCGCTCGAGGAGCGCGAGCCGACCGGCAAGCACCAGGCCTTCGGCGGAGACACGCTCTGCTTCATCGAGGTGGGGCAACACAAGGCCACCCTGCTGCGCTTCAGCTACACGAAGCCCCCGAGCGCCCCGCGGCCGAATCGCCTCTTCCACTACGGCAAGCTCGCCTTCAACCGGCTCTACTTTCCGCTGGTGCCGCAAGGGTACGTGTAG
- a CDS encoding alanine dehydrogenase, whose amino-acid sequence MDIGIPKEDGDLELRVGLGTGTVGVLVGRGHRVYVQTGAGLGAGFSDEEYLKAGASIAYSAEELHLRAAMICRVRAPDAQALAHMQPGQILCCFAHLFTAGSAYVQQLRDARITVFGYELLQAIDGSRPVLRPMSVIAGRMLPQLAASLLQSPQGRGVLLSGIPGIPPGEVVILGAGEVGFNAARGFAGLGAQVTVMDTPARLAEMDQAFDRLGPIRLVYETAAQLARAVAFADVLIGSVLVGGERSPIIVTEEMVKTMRQWSVIIDVSIADGGCVATSRPTTPRDPTFIKHGVIHCCVPNLPSLVARTASRALGHSAAPYLARLAEAPTRAQEDPELRTALLLSAGEIVHPGLAATLSRRPRTGEIVR is encoded by the coding sequence GTGGACATCGGCATCCCGAAGGAAGATGGCGATCTCGAGCTGCGAGTCGGGCTCGGAACGGGGACCGTGGGCGTGCTCGTCGGGCGCGGCCACCGGGTGTACGTGCAAACCGGCGCGGGGCTCGGTGCGGGCTTTTCCGACGAGGAGTACCTGAAGGCCGGAGCCTCCATCGCCTACTCGGCGGAGGAGCTGCACCTCCGGGCCGCGATGATCTGCCGCGTGCGTGCCCCCGACGCCCAGGCGCTCGCGCACATGCAGCCCGGGCAGATCCTCTGCTGCTTCGCGCACCTCTTCACCGCGGGGAGCGCCTACGTGCAGCAGCTTCGCGACGCGCGGATCACCGTCTTCGGCTACGAGCTGCTGCAGGCCATCGACGGCTCTCGTCCCGTCCTGCGGCCGATGAGCGTGATCGCCGGACGCATGCTGCCGCAGCTCGCGGCGAGCCTCTTGCAGAGCCCGCAGGGTCGCGGGGTGCTCCTCTCGGGCATCCCGGGGATACCGCCCGGCGAGGTGGTGATCCTCGGCGCCGGCGAGGTGGGCTTCAACGCGGCACGCGGCTTCGCCGGCCTCGGCGCGCAGGTCACGGTGATGGACACTCCCGCACGGCTCGCCGAGATGGACCAGGCCTTCGACCGGCTGGGGCCGATCCGACTGGTCTACGAGACGGCCGCGCAGCTCGCGCGCGCGGTGGCCTTCGCCGACGTGCTGATCGGCTCGGTGCTCGTCGGCGGCGAGCGCTCGCCGATCATCGTCACCGAGGAGATGGTCAAGACCATGCGGCAGTGGTCGGTGATCATCGACGTCTCGATCGCCGACGGCGGGTGCGTGGCCACCTCGCGTCCGACCACGCCCCGGGACCCGACCTTCATCAAGCACGGCGTGATCCACTGCTGCGTGCCGAACCTCCCCTCGCTCGTCGCGCGCACGGCGAGCCGCGCCCTGGGACACTCGGCGGCGCCCTACCTCGCGCGCCTGGCCGAGGCCCCGACGCGCGCCCAGGAGGACCCCGAGCTGCGCACGGCGCTGCTCCTTTCCGCCGGAGAGATCGTTCATCCGGGCCTGGCCGCGACCCTGAGCCGCCGGCCCCGCACGGGAGAGATCGTTCGATGA